The genomic window GGTCAGGCGTCATGACGCTGAATGCGGGGGTCGCCCCCGAGGCGATCGAAAGCATTGCGGACCGGCCGGATCCGACGGCCGCCTTCGTCGACGCCGCGACCCTGGGCGACGGTTTTCGGGCCGCCCGCGAGCGGTCGGGAAAGTCGCCGGCCGAACTGGCAGCAGAGACCAAGGTGCATCGCCGGTTCCTGACCGCCCTGGAGCAGAACGACTGGTCGTCCCTGCCCTCGCGCGTCTTCGCCCTGGGCTATGTAAGGGCCTACGCCTCGGCCCTTTCGCTCGACGAACAGACCGCCGTCGAGCGATTCAAGCGCGAGAGCCCGGACACCTCCGTGCCGCTGAAGGCGCCCATCGGCATCGCCTTCGAGGACGTGAAACGCCATTCGCCGCGCATCGTCGCTGGCATCGCCGCCGTGGTGGTCGCCGTGATCGGCTGGAACGTGTTCCAGCGCGCCAGCCTGCATCAGACCGCCCATCCGTCCGATATCGCCGCCGTGCCAAAGACATGGACCGGCGCGGCCGATCCGGATCCGCAGGTCGCGCTCAGCGCACCCATGTCCGCGCCGCCCGACCAGACGACGCCGGCCCTCTACATCACGCCGGGGCTGGAGGCCGAACTGACCGGGGTCGATCCGACCGATCCGGCCGTGATCGCCGCCGCCGCCAATCCGGAGCCGGTGCAGAAGGCGTTCAACCCGCGCGGGGCCGTCTATGGCGCCTCGGCCAACGCCTCGATGGTGGTGATCCAGGCCAAGACGGCCGGCGCCCTGGTCGTTCGGCTGGGCGAC from Brevundimonas fontaquae includes these protein-coding regions:
- a CDS encoding helix-turn-helix domain-containing protein — encoded protein: MTLNAGVAPEAIESIADRPDPTAAFVDAATLGDGFRAARERSGKSPAELAAETKVHRRFLTALEQNDWSSLPSRVFALGYVRAYASALSLDEQTAVERFKRESPDTSVPLKAPIGIAFEDVKRHSPRIVAGIAAVVVAVIGWNVFQRASLHQTAHPSDIAAVPKTWTGAADPDPQVALSAPMSAPPDQTTPALYITPGLEAELTGVDPTDPAVIAAAANPEPVQKAFNPRGAVYGASANASMVVIQAKTAGALVVRLGDGQALFARQMAPGEAWRAPIGVAATVDVSDPAAFDVFLNGEYGGPLAGVLTPLAQLNSRADQAAKALAASQARAQVQAQAAQAQAAQARTQAAATPSPAPAPSSPAPAPN